Within the Serratia sp. UGAL515B_01 genome, the region GGCGGCGCACAACCGATTGTGCGAGTAGCTGCAAACGATCCGGTATTGCTTAAGCGCGCGCTCGACCTGGGCTCGTTTAATGTCATGGTGCCGTTCGTGGAAAACGCAGCGCAGGCGCAAGCGGCCGTCAATGCGGTCAAATATCCCCCTTTTGGAACTCGTGGTTTTGCTGCGGTACACCGAGCTAGCCGCTACGGCACCTGGGCAGATTACGGCAAGGAAGCGAATGACGCAGTCACCTGCATCCTGCAAATCGAAACACCGAATGCCCTAGCAAACCTGGAAGAAATCGCCGCGATACCGGGCGTTGACGCGTTGTTTCTTGGTCCAGGCGATCTCTCGGCAGCCTGCGGTCATATCGGCAATCCGGGGCATCCGCAGGTACAAATGATGATCAGTGATGCCATCGCTCGGGCAAAAAAGATCGGTATGCCGATGGGGATCGTCGGCGGTACGCCAGAACTGGTTCAAAGTTATCTTGAACAAGGTTACGCCTTCGCCGCCGTGGCTTCGGACATCGCCATGATGATGAAAAAGGCCAACGAGTTCCTGACCACGCTCAAAGCACACCAGGCTCCGGCAGCGGTTGCCACTCCTTATTGAAACTGACGGTGCAGGCGGTTTGAGCCATAAGGAGTCTCAATGGTCATTGCAAACATAAGGCCCGACAAGATCGACCGTTTCCATGCGGTGTGCGTATGACGGGTGCTTGGCCTCACGTTGGTTTTTTGCTGTGTGTCGCAATTGCCACGTTTGCACAAAACACCACGGGTTTTGCCTTCGGTTTACTGTTATTGGGTCTGACTGGGCTGTTGCAGTTGGCACCCA harbors:
- a CDS encoding HpcH/HpaI aldolase family protein, yielding MPSEHSSYTFASRLNGSNAPIGTWLMSGSASTAEALGYAGFDWLLVDMEHVPIEYRDLWHLLQAIQCGGAQPIVRVAANDPVLLKRALDLGSFNVMVPFVENAAQAQAAVNAVKYPPFGTRGFAAVHRASRYGTWADYGKEANDAVTCILQIETPNALANLEEIAAIPGVDALFLGPGDLSAACGHIGNPGHPQVQMMISDAIARAKKIGMPMGIVGGTPELVQSYLEQGYAFAAVASDIAMMMKKANEFLTTLKAHQAPAAVATPY